ATCTTTCACTGAATTATACCTTTTTTCAGTTGCAACAGCACTTGGAGgctgtgattatttttgttttaatgttgtGTGTTGTGCAAGCCCAGTGAAGCTTTCTCTCTGCATATTAAGACACATTAGAAGTCAGGTCATGTTGCTCTTTGCATGTGGATACAAAAGATTAGTAAAATattctggggaaagaaaaatcacaggcTGCCTAATTATTGTAAAGTGCATAGACAcataaagcaaaaatttaaaaatgcctgtttGGGGTGTAGtgaaaaattttattaaaattgtgGAGAATGGAACTGATGCGGTGTTCTTTGGATATACCTATAGTACAGCAGCCAGAAGCAATCTCTCTACAGAGGAACTCGTCACTGCCTTGGGCAACACAGTCAGCGTGCTGCCAAAACATGCCGTTCAAGTTATTCGTCATGTATGGAATGAACAGGGCAAATCCATTAGTGTGTCAGAAGATGCAAGAAATACAGCCACAGTGGGGCAGGTAACTAAATGACAAAGTGCAGTTGAGCTAACTATTAACTTTTCATAAATGTCAGTGCTTCGTTGTGTATGTTGTATTGTCAAGCACACGGTGTTATCTTGACTGATGAAAGCTTtcctatatgtatatatgtgttgCCAAATGTCCACCCAGATAAAGAAGCATATACAATAAAGGTTGAATAAATGCTGAACAGTTGTCTGATATTTTTTGGATGATGAAGTCACATTTCATACCTCTTTAAAAATTAGTGCTTCATAGTACTATTAGGCAAGGTGAGTGGCAGTCAGTGTGGCAGACAATTGTATTGGCTGTTTACgtaaatctgttttaaatgtaatttgaaTTGTTCTAGAGTTGATAACACTAGCACTTGATTGTTTTATTCATTGTCTCCcttaaatttaactttttaaaagatacattCTGTCAGTTTccagcattcttttttttcctttttgaaaaaataacacagtgtatttgcattttaagatcttttttttctaacaagagttttaaaagagaacagaattaggaaaaaaaaaatctttctctgaGGCTTGATAGTAACCTTCTAAAGGCTCTCTTCACTTCTTTATTCAACAGTTCTGCCTATCATAAAAGGCTAAAAATGGTAACTTACCTGTCTGAAACATATTTATGGTGTACTTTGGTTTATCTAAAATAGTTATGAAATGTCTTGGTTTTTTCCATTAttgctattataaaatttttgTGCACTGAGGTTTTTCTCATGTTTCCACTtgatttagaaaattaaaaacaaaaagtcaaaAGCATGAATGATATACAAGCCAGGTGAACCTTGTGGCTCAAGGTCCTCTTACTGGAACTTTAAATAGACTGTACTTGGCTGTTGACAGTACTTGAATAAGGAAGACAAATTAACATTGCTAATTTTTTCACTATTGAAGGACAGatgatttttgtatttgcaaTAATATCTGAATGTGTATGTTTGTTTCCCATTTGGATATGAGCTCTAGATGTCCTATATTGTCTGTAAAATACCCATCCAATAGAATAGCAATGGTAGGTTTGATCTCTTTCTTTAATACTGTTTccaatgtttttcttctttgtagtTTGTAGACATTAAATGGAAACTGGGAGTTGCAATGAGCTCTGACACCTGCAGGTCTCTGAAGTATCCTTATGTTACAGTGACACTAAAGGTGGCAGACCCTTCTGGACAAATAACAGACAAATCTTTTGAAATGACGGTCCCACAGTTCAAGGTCTGTAATCAGTGTTACTTGATTCAGTCCCTTAAAAACAATGGTGACATTGTGAAGGAGCAACTGTATACCTTGATGAATATGTCTTTGTTGCTTACTAATACAGTCATTCAAAGACGAAGcatgaaataattatttaaaatactgaagctAAATACTTCATAGCATTCGGTTCTACATCACTTATccaaaaatgttaatttagCAGTAATTAATCTGTTATCTTACAAATAAGATAACAACTGAAGATGTAAAGACTTTTGGATCTGTCTTGTCAGCTGTCACTCTGCCTTGTTAAAAACGTATGGAATGTTTTAAATCTATAGAACTGTTCCCCAGCCTCAAAATCTAAAACTTGGGCTAAGCAATGGAGGTCAGTTTGCGTTGTAACCATTGGCTCTTAATTGCTATGCTTTCATCTATGAACTTATGTAactttgtttaattttgcatAAATGTGGCACTTCTGTTGTCATTCCTGTTTAAAGGGCGAATAGATACATCACTTAGAATATCGTACAAgtttacaaagaaataaatcctTGGAAGTGGATGGCAGGAATTTGAGAAGGATATTCTGAATCCTTAGGTGTGATATGTTGTATTAATTCTGGCTGAAACCTATTTAATAATTTGCTGATTAACTACTGTAAGAAATGGATGCTATACTTGAGAAGCCTGGGTTATTTCAGCTGGGAATAGAAACATTTGTGtgagaaggttttttttgttgttttttttgttgttgttgtggtgTGAGAGctactttgtatttttctttcatagcaGCATCTCCTATTAATAGGCAAACCCATGCAAATAAGGCATCACCTGTGTAGATTCCGTAGTGAGTGTGCCCAAGTGCCAAACAGcccacaaaaggaaaagcagaagctttCAGTTCAAGCTGCAAATGTAGCTGGAGGAAAGAGGGCATGTGAGAAACATGGATTGTGATTTTTGTCTAACATGCTCAGTTTGAGCTTTTCTTCAAGCAACTGAAATTTATATTAATTCTTGCTTTTTAGAACTTCTTCAGACAGTTCAAGGAAATGGCAGCTGTTCTTGAAACAGTTTGAAGAGAACTCTTATTTACACTGACATTTCGGACAGACTTAGATCAAGTAAACTTTTCATTCTGCACAAGGAATAAAGTGCCATTGTTCAGCAAGGTATGTATCCCTGTCTTTTTGACAGGTATTTGTCAGCATCGTCCTTGCATTGCTGTGAAGattcctttgcttttgaatACTTGAAGCAAATTCTGCAGTGCTTGTGAAAATGTGTTCAGCTTTATTCATCTTGATACGCAACAGATCAGGATGTGTATGGAGAAGCACCACTGTAGACTTTCTAATATCCAAGAGTAAGAAACTGTATGTAAGAAACTACACATAACTCTGGAGTACAgaaaaacacctgaaaacatTGAGTGGGAATACTGAGAGAAGTGTAAATGCCATGGTAACACTTTTGTCTGTAAAATTGAGATGTGCTTGGACGCAACAAATAATATTAAGTATAAGGAGTATATGAAGTTACACATAACAAGCATACAGTTATTCTTGAAGAATAGCAATGTCAAGTAGTTAGTTGCAGGTATTTGCGGACCTGGCTTCCAGTCTTCTTTTAATAACTGCAGAATGTACTTGTCCTAACAGCTTGTTTATTTCAAATACTTATTTCCCACCAGCTAGGCTTATAAAAACTGAGTTAATGCATTAAGCTTTTGTGGAGACCCAAAATTTGTTCTCTGAAATGAAGCCCAGaggataattttaaataaaggtaGAAAGGTGAATTTaattcaaaagcattttaatatatttttgcctttgcaTTTAATCCAACTCTAATCTGTGGCACTCTGCTTGATGTTTTGATCAGCAGTCTGCTTTCTAATTAAATTAGAATATCGATGCAGTTGCCTCACTTCAAGCTCTGGACTAGAAAAGTCAAGAGGAAACTTGAAAATTGAGGCTGGAGTGTTAGCTGAGTACATCAGAGAAAGGACCACACTAAAAGTCAGCAAGATTTTTGTTGTATTGTGTGTCAGGAGTCCACTGGACTGTGTTGTGCACGCTTGCACTCGGAGAATGTCCTAACCAGCAAAATTTTGACTTTGATTATGGGTGCATTTCCAAAGGGAAGTGATAAATCCAGTGTGCTTGCATGCTCTCTTTTTTGTTGtcgttttttttcttgagttttcCATAAACCAAACACAAACTGCTAATACAGTGGGATGTAATAAAAACAATACTGTTGCATTTCAAGATGTGCTGGTGGTGTAGTAGAGCAAGTAAACGTGAAGAGAGGTGATTCATACTGATAAGCAGACTGAAGTTTATGTTGCACCGTCAGAATAGTAGACACTGAGAAACAGTTTTGCTGGGACAGATCCTCAAGTGATTTCAGGCCCCTTTTAAGTGAGAACATCTACCTTTCTAACccacttacatttttttttttattaacgTTCTTAGAAGCTGGCCGAAACTCATTGATACAGGTTATGCCTGCCTTTTTGCATCATGAAAATAAACTGCAGCTCACTGTGCGGGCTGCATACTGTATTCCTTTTAATAAGGAGATATacaccccacccaccccccccccccatttggCCATTATGTATGGTGCATAAAAACAGTACTTGGAATTGCCTAGAAGCCCAAGAAAGTGAAACAGTGTTGGCTTTAACAAAAGATAGTAAAAATTTTGGGCTGTTGCCCTTGATCTGGGTGATActtcctttgtgctgctgaagTCTGAGGTGTTTGCTTTGTGGCTGGGGAGAGCTGATTGCTCTCTTCTGGGACCTTCTCAATGGAATGTCACAATGGTCTCGGCAACAGACTTcccgtttgccttttcccttgtCTGTCTACAAGGGCTCGGGGCTGAActtagtggaaaaaaaccctctctgtGTGT
The DNA window shown above is from Haliaeetus albicilla chromosome 15, bHalAlb1.1, whole genome shotgun sequence and carries:
- the COMMD6 gene encoding COMM domain-containing protein 6 isoform X1; the protein is MAAGSAAVLARALEALDVGGVADKITLIPQDFFAELCEQIIQHLNHKIPGVNTAELCQRIQTSGIEINVGDLAKIANIVSFLFSTAARSNLSTEELVTALGNTVSVLPKHAVQVIRHVWNEQGKSISVSEDARNTATVGQFVDIKWKLGVAMSSDTCRSLKYPYVTVTLKVADPSGQITDKSFEMTVPQFKNFFRQFKEMAAVLETV
- the COMMD6 gene encoding COMM domain-containing protein 6 isoform X2; this encodes MPARPPDVGGVADKITLIPQDFFAELCEQIIQHLNHKIPGVNTAELCQRIQTSGIEINVGDLAKIANIVSFLFSTAARSNLSTEELVTALGNTVSVLPKHAVQVIRHVWNEQGKSISVSEDARNTATVGQFVDIKWKLGVAMSSDTCRSLKYPYVTVTLKVADPSGQITDKSFEMTVPQFKNFFRQFKEMAAVLETV